The segment attaatttttcttatctccACTAGATAAATCTTTTTCCAGATCTTTCAAAAATCTCAGATTCTCGTTTATGCCGCGATTgtattcttcaattttattccgCATAACTTGTACTTCTCTCTGCATGTGTTTTACTTCGTCTTGAGTCTTTTCCTTGACGactttcaataatttcttattctaaatatttatataacgcgTTATGGCTgtatttgattatttgattataaagtAACGTTTTTTGATTGCAACGatacctgtttgtaataatattctgtTTCATATGCAACATCGCCGAATGatgtttcatctttttttatacgcgAATCATGCTTCTttcttctattaaaatatttaaaactgaaaGAAACGCttgcacatttatattatcaatcaaAGGAGAATGACATAACCACAagcaaatttgaaaattatttctattcaaAAGTAACtcaaatacttttaaattttctaaataccTGGACATATGCACTTTTCTGAGACCATGTCGAAGCATTGTatgtaattgcaaaataaaaaatttatacgaataaatatttaataaatttttttggtgacttactaattaaataaaaaaatattatttttagaaggTTAGACAAGAtcgaataaaacaaattcgcatccgaaatataaaaaatcaaaattagagCGCGTTATCAATCaccttaaaataatttaacgttAAAACAAGGTTAAATAACAATGAAAAacacgttttatttttaaatatataactgtcTTTCAGacatttaaagtataaagacCTCTTACGATAGTCTCTCCAAAATGATAATCTATATGATATTCAATATAAGTTTATGCTTAAGTAATGTTAATTAAGAGCATTgcatttaatatctatttaacaTTTGTACATGAGAAAAGAATTGCTgcaatattctattatttctactatttccatttttttttttcatattgaaaattaataatattgccaaaatcaaaaatatcacGCTAACAGAACTTTTTCACGCATTCACTCTTTCTGATCCATGTCTGTAATCCGCTTTTTGTGACGATTGATAGCTTCCTGATGACGCTTAATCTGTTCCTCATGGAATGAGATTTCATCGTGGAGGCTCTCTCGCATCTTTTGTAATTGCTCTTTTtgctgaaataaaatttttaaacttatgaAACaagtaaaacaaattataaatgcgAAGAAGATTAACGGAAGAGAAGAAATGCCGACCagattataaaagtattgatCTTCATGGGCAGCTTCCATCTTCCCAAAAGAACCACCAGCTTCGCGAATggcaccaccaccaccacctcctTTCCCAGCACCGGAACCACGTTCTCCAGACATTCTTACCTGACtgtaatacaatacatatttaaattgtacaacaagaaataaaattatataattaaattatataacaagatatttaaaaaaaaaaataagaaaatctttatttaaaaaaataaaataggataTTATTGAAAAGGGTTATGTCTACTACTACCTACTAAAgcattacataatattgatATGACATTCATTCTGATCATTTGTCACAAATCTATAATGCATTAAAAAGAGACAATAtcgctatttatatttagcgAAAAAATAAgagcattattataaattcgggaaaaaaaagatataagtaTGAAAACGATTGAAATTTACGTCTGTGACGGGGAAAAATACCGGGTAAGAGGCGTGAATCAAAGGTACACATTCGAAATAAATTACTGTTTCCGAGAGTATCGCGAAGATGTTCCGATACCTTAACGCAGAGATATTCCGCGAAAACGTCGTAACCGCtcgttgcatttttttttttttttccgatcaCGAAACACTTGGTACCAGACGGTAGCGAGGACTTGGCAGACCGACAAGAATGACTTGGAGCGGTCTCTTGTCATAAACGAAACGCTAGTCTTAGAACGTcaaactcattgtcagtcgcGCTCGGCGATGCTGGCGCCGCGAATATCACGGACTCGCGCGATTTCAAACGCGTCGAGCATTCCTTTTTGGAGTATTTTggattaaatgataaaacatatttatagaagaatattAAACACCGAATGAATCGACCTATAGTATTCGGCGGCTTGATTCTCCAACAATTGCTTCTTGATCTCGGATGTTTTCAATTCGTTAATGGCAGTCTGCTTTTGCAACTCCGCGCGTTCCAGCTCGATGTGCAACATCCGCAATTTGATCTCGTGCTCGCGTTGCGTCGACTTGAAGATCCACGTGGCTCTCTGCACCGATTTGTCCTTGTCGGACGAGACCGGATTGTTCCAACCCAGGGAAGCGGAGGCTAACTCGTTTCTCGCGTCGTTGCGTTCTGTCgcttgaaaagaaaatattctactCATTTGTTGTATTTCgcgcataaaattaaaaaaaaaaacaaaaatatatatatgtatatatatatatatatatatatatatatatatatatcgtgtaCCATCGTCAATACGAGACGTCGATACGCTGTCGGGGCAAGTTTTTTGCTCCACAAGATCTACGGGTTCATCCTCCGTCGCGATCCTGGAACGCTTCTGCGGCAAAAAACCGATGTCATCCGACAATTTCTGTGACAGTTCACCGCGACTGTTCTCATCCTCCGTATCGCTGTTGACCTCGATCTTAATCTCGTGTCCTGGCCCTAAATAATTGTCtcgataattttgaatataatgaCAATTTCGAAAGTAACGAAGATGAGTCGATCGAAAATCGCGTCCAAAAATCCAACCTGACGTCTCCGGCGTGGGTAACGTCAATTTATCCAGGATGGCGTGTATCACCGTGCGATTTGTCGGATTTTCATTATCCTGACTACTGTCGTCCGAACGATCAGCCTCGCAATCGTTCTTACGCACGCTCTCCATCAATCGCCATACCTCGATCGATAGATTCGACGGATGGGACTTGGCGGCCGCTTCCGGTCCCAAAGTTCGCACCTGCGCGAACGAAACCGTAAGAAGAGAGACGAGAAACGAGAGGGAAACAAAATATTGTGCTGactaaaatgtcatttttttgcaatagacattttttttaaatacaaagaaCCGTTTCTAagctgtaaaatatatacatattctgaAAGCTGATACTTACGTgtgattacaaaaaattattatgtttggttaaatttttaaaaattgatgttattttgaaaatgagtAACAAGAAGATTTTCGAGCAAttatgctttttattttcgcaaagaaaaaaaaacgcgttacaaatattaaaaaatatttcctatcatttgtattttttgcctttgcaaaaataaaaaaaaaaaaaaaaaaaaaaaaaaaaacaaattgtttgaaaatatcaTCTTCTTGTCACTCATGTTCAAAATaaagtcaattaaaaaaaatttaatcaccgtaatgagtttttttttttaaatcacgtTGAAGTCTTTCagaatatgtgtatattttatagtttaaaaacaatGCTTTGTagcaaaaaacaaaaaaacgtcgtctattaaaaaaaatgacattgcTCTTTGGCCaacctaatatatataaacgcatCTCGAATCTTAAATGCCACACCTTTTCGGCGTACGTGTACATCTCCATTCTCGCTTGCGCTTTCATCCGTCGCCATTGTTCCCTGATCCTGGTGATGTCCCGGTCCGCCGAAAATCTACCGCGGAATGCGCAGTAGATCTGTTGCCAAGCGAGGGATTTCATCGCGGACGCGGCCGCGTCGATTTTCTTGTTCTCGATCGCGTTCACGTGGTGCTTGATCAGAGTGAACAGGGCGCTTTTTTCCTCGGGGATCCAATTTTGCGTCCTCTCCCTCTTCTTTAGCAGCACCGTGGTCGCTTCCGTAGACatgcttcctttttttttttttttttttttttttttttaacagagcGCCGTCAGTGACAGCTTTGCTCAAAGGCAACACCGACTTTCGTTTAATTTGAAGTTAATCCACGCCGATTCGCGGATACAAACGACGTCTCCTACACGCGCATTGATCCACCGCTGTTTTGCGGCCTCGTTTGCTTGTTTAAGCGCGGTTTTAGAACAGTCAGCTGTTTAGTTGCTACCGACGTCGCCGATGTGATGTGTCTACCGAGTGTTTGCCTTGAAAAAGTCGCCGCAAttataattcatctatttggaattatatataaagtttctttacacacttaaattactttatcaaTACGCATCATTGCTTACAGTCTATTTCATGACTAATTTGAAAAGCGCGACTTTTCATTtacgattaatatatatgtgtgtctgtaattataaaattttaaatataaaatatatttttacgagacactatatatttttgctcttTAGATCTAATTTCctaaacaatattaaagaaaaattatattatagacaAAACGCGAAGGAAAAAGCGTGCGTTGGATGAAACACGAGCGTTCAGGGCGAAGTGAGAAGAGGAGAAGATAGCTCGATAGTGCAAACAGCCGGGAGATAAGCAAGCGACTTAAACCCGAACTAAGGGACGACTAAACGTCGGCCATTTTGGCACAGTACTAGCTAGAACGCGCTCGATATTAACAAATCTCGGTTCGCGACGGGccgggagaggagagaggacgAGATGAGGACGAGAAGAGAGAGGGATATCCGACGTTCCGCGCAACGCAAACATTGTTTCGTTTCATTTCGCGACCCGTCGCGGAATCATATTGCGCCGATTCCAATATTTCCATCGTTTTATTGCGATTCTAGCGGATCCCCACCTCTCCTTGGGCGCCGTCGCGTCCGCGTGCCATCTTTTTCTCCATGTCTTTCTCGTCTGTCCCTACGAATATACTTCGACAATtaatcgtaataaattatctagcACTTTTGTAATGAGAACAATTTTTCCGGCGAGCTTATATTTCCAAATGagcaaagaataatataaaaagatataaatgtaaagtctttacacacacatatatatacacacactcaCATACACAATTACGTTCGTCTGTAACTTTACTTCTCTCTGTTCATTCACTACTTTCGTTCTATTATAAAGTTCTGGAAATTCTCAGATTTGAAGAATTAatagcgttttttttttttcactgttTCTATCCTTCCCATAAATTTATCGCAAAAGCTAACAGAAACGCATCACTTTACTGCGCAACCGTAATCACACTATTTACAATCTCTCTTATATTTGTTCTTCACACCTTCTTGAGTTTTATGATTGGTTTATGTAACGCATTGAATAAGTTAGTTACATTTGCGAAAGTTGAACGCCAGCGAAAAGGGAAGTTTTTAACTTCTCgagcaaaacaaaaaatgctGACAGAGTAAATTACAGGCGCAAAGTTACATCATGGCAAAATGCTTGTCACGTAATCTTGAGTTTTCGATCAAGATTgctaaataattgaaatctgTTTATTTCgaacatttttaaactttattagcATTTTTGTGAAGATTGTCTCGTTTCGGAACTGCCTCTCTCGATCTCCGACTAAATAATTGATCTTGATGCCCTTCTTCTCTTGCTACCAAAATATCCAACAATATTCATCAAAATTGTCAGAAGCAGCAATCCGGTTATGTCCCACCAAAAGTTTCCTTCGTTGTATCC is part of the Anoplolepis gracilipes chromosome 2, ASM4749672v1, whole genome shotgun sequence genome and harbors:
- the LOC140675462 gene encoding uncharacterized protein isoform X2, which produces MSTEATTVLLKKRERTQNWIPEEKSALFTLIKHHVNAIENKKIDAAASAMKSLAWQQIYCAFRGRFSADRDITRIREQWRRMKAQARMEMYTYAEKVRTLGPEAAAKSHPSNLSIEVWRLMESVRKNDCEADRSDDSSQDNENPTNRTVIHAILDKLTLPTPETSGWIFGRDFRSTHLRYFRNCHYIQNYRDNYLGPGHEIKIEVNSDTEDENSRGELSQKLSDDIGFLPQKRSRIATEDEPVDLVEQKTCPDSVSTSRIDDERNDARNELASASLGWNNPVSSDKDKSVQRATWIFKSTQREHEIKLRMLHIELERAELQKQTAINELKTSEIKKQLLENQAAEYYSQVRMSGERGSGAGKGGGGGGAIREAGGSFGKMEAAHEDQYFYNLQKEQLQKMRESLHDEISFHEEQIKRHQEAINRHKKRITDMDQKE
- the LOC140675462 gene encoding uncharacterized protein isoform X1; this translates as MSTEATTVLLKKRERTQNWIPEEKSALFTLIKHHVNAIENKKIDAAASAMKSLAWQQIYCAFRGRFSADRDITRIREQWRRMKAQARMEMYTYAEKVRTLGPEAAAKSHPSNLSIEVWRLMESVRKNDCEADRSDDSSQDNENPTNRTVIHAILDKLTLPTPETSGWIFGRDFRSTHLRYFRNCHYIQNYRDNYLGPGHEIKIEVNSDTEDENSRGELSQKLSDDIGFLPQKRSRIATEDEPVDLVEQKTCPDSVSTSRIDDATERNDARNELASASLGWNNPVSSDKDKSVQRATWIFKSTQREHEIKLRMLHIELERAELQKQTAINELKTSEIKKQLLENQAAEYYSQVRMSGERGSGAGKGGGGGGAIREAGGSFGKMEAAHEDQYFYNLQKEQLQKMRESLHDEISFHEEQIKRHQEAINRHKKRITDMDQKE
- the LOC140675462 gene encoding uncharacterized protein isoform X3 — translated: MSTEATTVLLKKRERTQNWIPEEKSALFTLIKHHVNAIENKKIDAAASAMKSLAWQQIYCAFRGRFSADRDITRIREQWRRMKAQARMEMYTYAEKVRTLGPEAAAKSHPSNLSIEVWRLMESVRKNDCEADRSDDSSQDNENPTNRTVIHAILDKLTLPTPETSGPGHEIKIEVNSDTEDENSRGELSQKLSDDIGFLPQKRSRIATEDEPVDLVEQKTCPDSVSTSRIDDATERNDARNELASASLGWNNPVSSDKDKSVQRATWIFKSTQREHEIKLRMLHIELERAELQKQTAINELKTSEIKKQLLENQAAEYYSQVRMSGERGSGAGKGGGGGGAIREAGGSFGKMEAAHEDQYFYNLQKEQLQKMRESLHDEISFHEEQIKRHQEAINRHKKRITDMDQKE